From the Hevea brasiliensis isolate MT/VB/25A 57/8 chromosome 15, ASM3005281v1, whole genome shotgun sequence genome, one window contains:
- the LOC110632319 gene encoding calpain-type cysteine protease DEK1 isoform X1 gives MEGDGRGIVLACAISGSLFAVLGLASFWILWAVNWRPWRIYSWIFARKWPYVLRGSQLGLLCHVLSMSAWMIVISPILVLIMWGSWLIVILGRDIIGLAVIMAGTALLLAFYSIMLWWRTQWQSSRVVAILLLLAVALLCAYELCAVYVTAGKNASERYSPSGFFFGVSAIALAINMLFICRMVFNGNGLDVDEYVRRAYKFAYGDCIEMGPMACLPEPPDPNELYPRQSSRASHLGLLYLGSLVVLFVYSILYGLTATEVRWLGAITSAAVIILDWNMGACLYGFQVLQSRVVALFVAGTSRVFLICFGVHYWYLGHCISYAVVASVLLGAAVSRHLSVTNPLASRRDALQNTVIRLREGFRRKEQNTSSSSSEGCGSSVKRSSSVEAGAPTLANIVESGSQCTAQCRIDANNWNNAVLCRTVSSHEGINSDKSVDSGRPSLAMCSSSCRSVVQEPEAGTSGDKNFDHNNSLVVCSSSGLDSQGCESSSSTSANQQLLDLNLALAFQDTLNDPRITSLLRKRARQGDRELTSLLQDKGLDPNFAMMLKEKNLDPTILALLQRSSLDADRDHRDNTDITIVDSNSVDNALPNQISLSEELRLHGLEKWLQLSRFVLHHIAGTPERAWVLFSFIFILETIIMAIFRPNTIKIINATHQQFEFGFAVLLLSPVVCSIMAFLQSLKAEELAMTSRPRKYGFIAWLLSTCVGLLLSFLSKSSVLLGLSLTVPLMVACLSVAIRIWIHNGYQVWVPQAQSTGPAGNHRPSRTKEGIVLIICLIVFTGSVLALGAIVSMKPLDDLEYKGWASDQKSISSPYASSVYLGWAMASAIALVVTGVLPIVSWFATYRFSISSAVCVGIFTVVLVAFCGASYLEVVKSRDDQVPTKGDFLAALLPLVCIPALLSLCSGLLKWKDDGWKLSKGVCIFVILGLLLLLGAISAVIVVIKPWTIGAAFLLVVLLIVLAIGVIHHWASNNFYLTRTQMLFVCFLAFLLGLAAFLVGWFRGKPFVGASVGYFSFLFLLAGRALTVLLSPPIVVYSPRVLPVYVYDAHADCGKNVSAAFLVLYGIALATEGWGVVASLKIYPPFAGAAVSAITLVVAFGFAVSRPCLTLEMMEDAVHFLSKDTIVQAIARSATKTRNALSGTYSAPQRSASSTALLVGDPTATRDRAGNLVLPRDDVVKLRDRLRNEERVVGSFFCRMRCMLFFCQSATDLDHRREMCAHARILALEEAVDTEWVYMWDRFGGYLLLLLGLTTTAERVQDEVRLRLFLDSIGFSDLSAKKIKKWMPEDRRQFEIIQDSYLREKEMEEEILMQRREEEGRGKERRKALLDKEERKWKEIEASLISSIPNAGSREAAAMAAAVRAVGGDSVLSDSFARERVASIARRIHTAQLARRALQTGIAGATCILDDEPTASGRHCGEIDPSICQTRKVSFSIAVMIQPESGPVCLLGTEFQKKICWEILVAGAEQGIEAGQVGLRLITKGDRQTTVAKEWSISATSIADGRWHNVTMTVDADLGEATCYLDGGFDGFQTGLPLSVGGSIWEQGTEVWVGFRPPTDVDAFGRSDSEGVESKMHIMDVFLWGRCLTEDEIASLHTAIGTTELGMVDFLEDTWQWADSPPRVDECDSDLVDVDLYDRDDVDWDGQYSSGRKRRSDREVVVDMDSFARRFRKPRVETQEEINQRMLSVELAVKEALSARGETCFTDQEFPPNDQSLYVDPENPPSKLQVVSEWMRPGEIVKENRLDSCPCLFSGSANPSDVCQGRLGDCWFLSAVAVLTEVSRISEVIITPEYNEEGIYTVRFCIQGEWVPVVVDDWIPCESPGKPAFATSRKGNELWVSILEKAYAKLHGSYEALEGGLVQDALVDLTGGAGEEIDMRSAQAQIDLASGRLWSQLLRFKQEGFLLGAGSPSGSDVHISSSGIVQGHAYSLLQVREVDGHKLVQIRNPWANEVEWNGPWSDSSPEWTDRMKHKLKHVPQSKDGIFWMSWQDFQIHFRSIYVCRVYPPEMRYSVHGQWRGYSAGGCQDYASWNQNPQFRLRATGPDASLPIHVLITLTQGVSFSRTAAGFRNYQSNHDSMMFYIGMRILKTRGRRASYNIYLHESVGGTDYVNSREISCEMVLDSDPKGYTIVPTTIHPGEEAPFVLSVFTKASITLEAL, from the exons TTGGATCTTTGCTAGAAAATGGCCTTATGTTTTACGAGGATCTCAGCTGGGTTTACTATGTCATGTTCTCTCTATGTCAGCATGGATGATTGTTATATCTCCAATTTTGGTTCTTATCATGTGGGGCTCATGGTTGATTGTAATATTGGGTCGCGATATAATTGGTTTGGCTGTAATAATGGCTGGTACTGCTCTTCTATTGGCATTCTATTCAATCATGCTTTGGTGGAGAACACAATGGCAAAGTTCAA GGGTAGTTGCTATTCTCCTCCTCCTGGCTGTTGCACTACTCTGTGCGTACGAACTGTGTGCTGTGTATGTTACAGCTGGTAAAAATGCATCAGAGCGTTATTCACCCTCTGGTTTCTTTTTCGGTGTCTCAGCAATTGCTTTGGCGATCAACATGCTTTTTATTTGTCGCATGGTCTTTAATG GGAATGGCTTAGATGTGGATGAGTACGTGCGCAGGGCTTACAAATTTGCTTATGGTGATTGTATAGAAATGGGTCCTATGGCTTGTTTACCTGAACCACCTGATCCCAATGAACTATATCCTCGGCAGTCTAGCAG GGCTTCACATCTTGGTCTACTCTACCTCGGCTCCCTTGTCGTTCTTTTTGTGTACTCCATTTTATATGGTCTGACTGCAACGGAAGTGCGCTGGCTTGGAGCCATTACATCAGCTGCTGTTATTATCCTTG ATTGGAATATGGGAGCATGCTTGTATGGATTTCAGGTTCTTCAAAGCCGTGTTGTAGCACTTTTTGTTGCTGGCACATCCAGGGTTTTTCTTATTTGCTTTGGGGTGCATTACTG GTACTTGGGGCACTGTATTAGTTATGCAGTTGTAGCATCTGTGCTGTTAGGTGCTGCTGTTTCTCGCCATTTATCGGTTACAAACCCGCTGGCATCAAGAAGAGATGCCTTACAGAACACTGTGATTCGCCTAAGGGAGGGTTTCCGCAGAAAGGAACAGAACACTTCATCTAGCTCTTCTGAAGGTTGTGGCTCAAGTGTAAAACGCAGTAGTAGTGTTGAAGCTGGTGCCCCTACCCTTGCTAATATTGTGGAATCCGGTAGCCAGTGTACAGCACAATGCAGAATTGATGCTAATAACTGGAATAATGCTGTTCTATGTCGAACTGTGAGTTCTCATGAAGGGATAAATAGTGATAAAAGCGTTGACAGTGGAAGGCCAAGCTTGGCAATGTGTAGCAGTTCTTGTCGTTCAGTTGTCCAAGAACCTGAAGCTGGGACATCTGGGGATAAAAATTTTGATCATAATAACTCTCTGGTAGTTTGCTCTAGCAGTGGTCTTGACAGTCAGGGTTGTGAGTCCAGCTCATCGACATCTGCAAACCAACAACTGTTAGATTTGAATCTTGCTCTGGCATTTCAAGACACGCTGAATGACCCTAGGATTACATCTTTACTGAGAAAGAGGGCAAGGCAAGGTGATAGAGAACTGACTAGTTTGTTGCAGGACAAAGGATTGGATCCAAATTTTGCTATGATGTTGAAAGAGAAAAACTTGGATCCAACTATCCTGGCATTACTACAGAGGAGTAGTTTGGATGCAGATAGGGATCATCGTGACAATACTGATATCACGATTGTTGACTCTAACAGTGTTGACAATGCTCTGCCAAATCAAATTTCTCTGTCAGAAGAGCTAAGGCTTCATGGGCTTGAAAAGTGGCTTCAGTTGTCTAGATTTGTTCTGCATCACATAGCAGGTACTCCAGAGCGAGCATGGGTTCTCTTTAGTTTCATCTTCATCCTTGAGACTATTATTATGGCAATTTTTCGTCCcaacacaattaaaattataaatgctACACACCAACAA TTTGAGTTTGGCTTTGCAGTGCTGCTGTTATCTCCTGTTGTCTGCTCAATTATGGCTTTTCTTCAATCACTTAAGGCAGAAGAATTGGCCATGACATCAAGACCTCGCAAG TATGGGTTTATTGCCTGGTTGCTCAGTACATGTGTTGGATTATTGCTTTCCTTCTTGAG CAAATCATCAGTGCTCCTGGGGTTGTCCCTCACTGTCCCACTCATGGTGGCATGTCTCTCTGTTGCAATTCGAATTTGGATTCATAATGGCTACCAGGTTTGGGTTCCACAGGCACAATCTACAGGTCCTGCTGGAAATCATCGCCCTTCTAGGACAAAGGAG GGAATTGTTCTTATAATTTGTCTGATAGTATTTACTGGATCTGTATTAGCTCTGGGTGCAATAGTGTCCATGAAGCCTTTAGATGATTTAGAATACAAGGGATGGGCGAGTGACCAGAAAAGCATTAGCTCTCCTTATGCATCATCAGTGTACCTTGGCTGGGCGATGGCATCTGCGATTGCTTTGGTAGTTACTGGTGTGCTACCAATTGTTTCTTGGTTTGCAACATATCGGTTTTCCATTTCTTCTGCTGTATGTGTTGGGATATTTACAG TTGTTCTTGTGGCATTTTGTGGTGCATCCTATTTGGAAGTTGTCAAATCTAGGGATGACCAagttccaacaaagggtgattttcTAGCTGCTTTACTCCCTCTTGTGTGCATTCCAGCACTTCTATCACTTTGCTCTGGATTGCTTAAATG GAAAGATGATGGTTGGAAACTCTCTAAAGGTGTATGCATCTTCGTTAttcttggtcttcttcttctgcttGGTGCAATATCTGCTGTTATAGTTGTGATTAAGCCTTGGACT ATAGGGGCAGCATTCCTTTTAGTTGTTCTCCTGATTGTGCTAGCTATAGGTGTTATCCACCACTGGGCTTCAAACAACTTCTATTTGACCAGGACGCAGATGCTCTTTGTTTGTTTCCTTGCTTTTCTTTTGGGCTTGGCAGCATTTCTTGTTGGATGGTTTCGAG GTAAACCATTTGTTGGAGCATCTGTTGGCTATTTTTCATTTCTATTTCTTCTTGCTGGACGAGCATTGACG GTCCTCCTCTCACCGCCCATTGTAGTTTATTCGCCTCGAGTACTGCCTGTTTATGTGTATGATGCTCATGCAGATTGTGGCAAGAATGTGAG TGCTGCATTTCTCGTGCTTTATGGGATTGCTTTGGCAACAGAGGGCTGGGGTGTTGTTGCTAGTTTGAAAATTTATCCACCATTTGCTGGTGCTGCTGTATCTGCAATTACTCTTGTTGTAGCCTTTGGTTTTGCTGTTTCTCGTCCTTGCCTGACCCTTGAG ATGATGGAAGATGCAGTTCATTTTCTCAGTAAGGATACTATTGTCCAAGCAATTGCACGATCTGCCACTAAG ACAAGAAATGCTTTATCTGGAACTTATTCGGCTCCTCAGAGATCTGCTAGTTCAACAGCTCTTTTGGTTGGAGACCCTACTGCTACGCGGGACAGGGCAGGCAACCTTGTGCTTCCTAGAGATGATGTTGTGAAATTGAGAGATCGTCTAAGAAACGAGGAACGAGTCGTAGGATCATTCTTCTGCAGAATGAGATGCATGTTGTTTTTCTGTCAATCAGCCACTGATTTAGATCACAGAAGGGAAATGTGTGCACATGCGCGAATTTTGGCTTTGGAAGAGGCAGTTGACACTGAATGGGTATACATGTGGGATCGATTCGGTGGTTATTTGCTGCTATTGCTTGGTTTGACTACTACAGCAGAAAGAGTGCAG GATGAGGTACGCTTGAGGCTTTTTCTTGACAGCATAGGGTTTTCAGACCTAAGTGCCAAGAAAATTAAGAAATGGATGCCTGAGGACCGTAGGCAATTTGAAATTATTCAAGACAG CTACTTGAGAGAAAAGGAGATGGAAGAGGAAATCTTAATGCAGAGACGTGAAGAGGAGGGCAGAGGTAAAGAAAGAAGGAAGGCTCTTCTGGATAAAGAAGAACGTAAATGGAAGGAGATTGAAGCTTCTCTGATTTCCTCTATTCCTAATGCTGGCAGCAGGGAGGCAGCAGCTATGGCTGCTGCAGTACGTGCTGTAGGTGGTGATTCTGTTCTCAGTGATTCCTTTGCCCGGGAGAGGGTTGCAAGCATTGCACGTCGGATACACACTGCTCAATTAGCTCGTCGAGCACTTCAG ACGGGAATTGCTGGTGCTACATGTATCCTTGATGATGAACCAACAGCAAGCGGCCGACACTGCGGTGAGATTGATCCCAGCATATGTCAAACTCGAAAGGTCAGCTTTTCAATTGCGGTGATGATCCAACCTGAGTCTGGGCCAGTGTGCCTTCTGGGCACTGAATTTCAGAAGAAGATTTGCTGGGAAATTTTGGTGGCTGGTGCTGAGCAAGGTATTGAGGCAGGACAAGTTGGGCTTCGGTTGATTACCAAGGGTGATAGGCAAACAACTGTTGCAAAGGAGTGGAGTATCAGTGCCACAAGTATTGCAGATGGAAG ATGGCATAATGTGACAATGACAGTTGATGCTGATTTAGGTGAGGCAACTTGCTATTTAGATGGTGGCTTTGACGGCTTCCAAACTGGGTTACCACTGTCTGTTGGCGGTAGCATTTGGGAACAAGGGACAGAAGTTTGGGTTGGTTTTAGACCACCTACTGACGTGGATGCATTTGGAAGGTCAGATAGTGAAGGAGTCGAGTCTAAAATGCATATAATGGATGTCTTTTTATGGGGAAGGTGCTTAACTGAAGATGAGATTGCCTCTCTTCACACTGCTATAGGCACAACAGAGCTTGGTATGGTTGACTTCCTTGAAGATACTTGGCAATGGGCAGATTCTCCCCCCAGA GTCGATGAGTGCGATAGTGATCTTGTAGATGTAGATCTATATGATAGGGACGATGTAGATTGGGATGGTCAATATTCAAGTGGGAGGAAAAGGAGGTCAGATCGGGAAGTTGTAGTGGATATGGATTCTTTTGCCAGGAGGTTTAGGAAACCTAGGGTAGAAACTCAAGAAGAAATCAATCAGCGAATGCTTTCAGTTGAATTGGCTGTCAAAGAAGCCCTGTCTGCTAGAGGAGAAACATGTTTTACCGATCAGGAGTTCCCTCCAAATGATCAATCATTATATGTAGATCCAGAAAATCCCCCTTCAAAGTTGCAG GTTGTCTCTGAGTGGATGAGGCCTGGTGAAATAGTCAAGGAAAACCGTCTGGATTCTTGCCCATGCTTATTTTCTGGGTCTGCAAATCCCTCCGACGTTTGTCAG GGTCGTTTAGGTGATTGTTGGTTTTTAAGTGCTGTTGCTGTTTTGACGGAGGTATCACGAATATCAGAAGTGATTATCACTCCTGAATACAATGAGGAAGGAATCTACACTGTTCGCTTCTGCATTCAG GGTGAGTGGGTTCCAGTTGTTGTTGATGATTGGATACCATGCGAATCACCTGGTAAACCTGCATTTGCTACCAGCAGGAAAGGTAATGAACTCTGGGTGTCTATATTGGAGAAAGCATATGCCAAATTGCATGGCTCTTATGAGGCATTGGAAGGCGGGCTCGTCCAGGATGCTCTTGTGGACCTTACTGGAGGTGCTGGTGAGGAGATTGACATGAGGAGTGCCCAGGCCCAGATTGATCTTGCCAGTGGTAGATTATGGTCTCAATTGCTACGTTTTAAACAAGAGGGCTTTCTACTTGGTGCTGGGAGTCCATCTGGTTCTGATGTGCACATTTCTTCTAGTGGCATTGTCCAAGGCCATGCTTACTCTTTGCTGCAA GTTAGAGAGGTGGATGGACATAAGCTTGTTCAAATTCGCAATCCATGGGCTAACGAAGTGGAGTGGAATGGTCCTTGGTCCGATTCATCACCTGAATGGACTGATAGAATGAAACACAAACTGAAGCATGTTCCACAG TCAAAAGATGGTATCTTCTGGATGTCTTGGCAAGACTTCCAGATCCACTTCCGATCAATATATGTATGTCGTGTGTACCCCCCTGAGATGCGGTATTCTGTCCATGGCCAATGGCGAGGCTACAGTGCTGGTGGTTGCCAAGATTATGCTTCTTGGAATCAAAATCCACAGTTTCGATTGAGGGCTACTGGTCCAGATGCATCATTGCCAATTCATGTCCTTATTACCTTGACTCAG GGGGTGAGTTTCTCCAGAACAGCAGCTGGTTTCAGAAATTATCAATCTAATCACGATTCAATGATGTTCTACATTGGGATGAGGATACTCAAGACTCGTGGTCGCCGCGCTTCTTACAATATTTACCTACATGAATCAGTGGGTGGGACGGATTATGTCAATTCTCGAGAGATTTCATGTGAAATGGTTTTGGATTCTGATCCAAAAGGTTACACAATTGTACCCACTACTATACATCCTGGAGAAGAAGCACCATTTGTTCTCTCTGTTTTCACCAAAGCATCAATTACCCTGGAAGCTTTATAA